acaacaacaacaacaacaacaacaacaacaatattaataatactttctttctttccccAGACGACTTGGTTTCCTTCAAGAAAAATATCCCTTTCGCAGCCGATTTTACTACAGTAATTATATGTACTCACTGGCTGGTAAAGTTGCAGAGGCTCTCACAGACCAGACATATGGAGAGCTTGTGAAGGAACGACTATTTGATCCACTTGGTATGACGTCATCCAACCTGATAAGTAACGTAGATAGTCTGTCATCAGTACCCACGATGTCCCACGGTTACGCTGTGAGCGAGAATGGTCAAAGTTTACCGTATAGTCTGGATACGCTTCGGTGAGAAATCAACACACATATCACTATGTTGTAGGATTGATATGATTATTTTAAGTCATTCAAGTTGATGGTCACTTTGTGATTTGCAGACGCTGAAATCACCATAGTctagagtatgtatgtatgtatgtatgtatgtatgtatgtatgtatgtatgtatgtatgtatgtatgtatgtatgtatgcatgcatgcatgcatgcatgcatgtatgtatgtatgtatgtatgtatgtatgtatgtatgtatgtatgtatttatgtacgtacgtacgtacgtgcgtgcgtgcgtgcgtgcgtgcgtgcacgcgcacacacacgcgcgcgcgcgcgcgtgtgtgtgtgtgtgcttttgtgtttgtatgaatgtgtgtgtgtgtgcgtgcgtgcgcatgtatgtatgtatgtatgtatgtatgtatgtatttatgtacgtacgtacgtacgtacgtacgtgcgtgcgtgcgtgcgtgcgtgcacgcgcacacacacgcgcgcgcgcgcgtgtgtgtgtgtgtgtgcttttgtgtttgtatgaatgtgtgtgtgtgtgcgtgcgtgcgcacgTGCGAAAGtctaggtaggtatgtatgtataaatgtaggtttgtatgtgtacattggtAAAAGCGCATACACACACTCGTACTCGCAAAAATGCGCGCGTAGGTGTGgcgaaaataattattttgaccTTTTACGTTTTCAGTGAAGTACAAGTATGTTTATTATTTAGATGTTCAGAGTAGGCAAAAGGTCGGGGGGCAACGGGCTTGGGGAGGGGGGCAaccggccgggggggggggcaacaggCTTAGAACCTCGAATTCAGGTGCAGTACATAAACGATGAGGTGTGTTCTCTGATAGACTTCATAATGTTCGTAACAATGCTCCCCACTTCTCAAATGTACACTGAAATATCACGTATACTTGTATCCGATGAAAATTCGAAATTCGCATTAAGAGGAGACAAGAAACCGACCACAGCTGTACCACTCGGATCTTCATACGATATTTTGATGAACGTTGATATAATTCCACTCGCAGTACAGTGGAGTGGAGTAGTGGAGTCTCTGTTGGCAAGTCTTGCTTCAAGTGGCTGCAAAATCAATCCCGTTCTCTGTTTACACTATAATCTTGATTACATGGATACTTAATCTACATAACCAATACAGCACTGTCGACTTAAGTTTGCCGATAACTTGGTTGCCGTAGTAGTATCTAAATGAAAAGATTCCTTTACGTACATTTCCAGCACTAGATGATTCCAAATTATGGCATGTTTTACAAATTGTTTTCACACTGTTATAAATCCATCTTCTCCTTCTCACAGTATAGCAAGCGGCGTTCTCAAACCATCGGGTGACGTGTTGTCTACGGCTGATGACCTGGCCAAGTGGATGATTTTTCAACTCACCGGAGGACGTTCCACGACAGGCACGCAAGTTGTTAGTCGTGAGTTTCTCAGCGAAACACACAAATCACAGAACTCGCTGCACGACTCTAAGATCATGGACAAGGCACTGTACCCTGTGGACGATACCATGATGAATTATGGGATGGGATGGATCGATGGTCAATATAGAGGTAATGCAAAGTTAAATCAGTTTAATCATAcaagtctgtctgtatgtctgtctgtctgtctgtctgtctgtctgtctgtatgtatgtatgttagctCTGGAAATGTGCACTCCTAGAACTCCGACACGTCTTCATATACAGATGGAACAAAGACGTGTCGAAGTGAAAGGAGGGCatatttctgactgactgactgactgactgactgactgactgactgactgactgactgactgactgactgactgactgactgtctgtctgtctgtctgactgactgactgactgactgactgactgactgtctgtctgtctgtctgtctgtctgtctgtctgtctgtctgtctatctatctgcatgcctgtctgtctgtctgcttgtctgccTGTCAGTCttcatatagacagacagacagacagacagacagatagatagacagacatacatacatacatacatacatacatacatacatacatacatacagacagacagacagacagacagacagacagacagacagacagacagacagacagacagacagacagacagacagacagacagatagatattcacattttataagagaaatacattattgttatcaaTGACTCGAGTATTTATTCCTGTGGTTACATTTTAACCTAAAAAATCCCTTTGCAGTaaatttttctttgtttctgaTTTGACCTCGTTCAAATCTAGTCAAATTAACcctttttaaaaattcattatTTCTCATATTCCAAACATTACGGATTTTATAAAAGTGAGGCAGCATAGAAGCACTTTGCAACTTATTCAAAATATTGCGCATGCGGAATACGGTGGAAAATCTTTCTATACTAGTATTAGTAGGGGCCAGTAAAAATGTTACGTAGCATATTAGTTATATTATGGAGAAATGAAGTAAGAATCTCCAGTGTCAGTTCCAACAATGTTACATTGGTGTGTTCATTAAACATAAGTACAACAACAAGTTTGTGAGTGAGCTAGTGTGTTGGCCTAGAGAAAGATTGGAACATAGAATTGAACATTAGAGTCAATGGTACACGTATGTTGGAATACAGCCAATATATACCCAGACTCGACTCATTCTGTCTTGATCttcaattatttatatttgCTAGAGTAATAACCAGTCTATAATTATCGTGCGATATCATTAATATGCAgtatatcaatttatttttaataggCATGTACATCTACCCAGGGATTATGATAAGGACCTGTAAAGTACTGAATAATTTGTAATagcaataaatgaaattataatgAATAAATGCACTCTAGCGGATGACAATAATGACACAGTTCTTCTGACGACGATCGCCACAGTAACTGGGACGCCAATGTATTAGTTCTCATAAACAACAACGTATTAGTACTCATAAACAACAACGTATTAGTACTcataaacaacaatatattaGTACTCATAAACAACAATGTATTAGTACTCATAAACAACAATGCATTAGTACTCATAAACAACAACGTATTAGTACTCATAAACAACAACGTATTAGTACTTATAAACAACAATGTATTAGTACTCATAACAACAACGTATTAGTACTCATAAACAACAATGTATTAGTACTCATAAACAACAACGTATTAGTACTCATAAACAACAACGTATTAGTACTCATAAACAGCAACGTATTAGTACtcataaacaataatgtatTAGTACTCATAAACAACAATGTATTAGTACTCACAAACAACGTATTAATACAATGTACTCATAAACAACGTATTAGTACTCACAAACAACAACGTATTAGTACTCATAAACAGCAATGTATTAGTACTCATAAACAACAATGTATTAGTACTCATAAACAACAACGTATTAGTACTCATAAACAACAGTGTATTAGTACTCATAAACAACAAACGTATTAGTACCCATAAACAACAACGTATTAGTACTCATAAACAGCAATGTATTAGTACTCATAAACAACAAACGTATTAGTACTCATAAACAACAAACGTATTAGTACTCATAAACAACAACGTATTAGTACTCATAAACAACAACGTATTAGTACCCATAAACAACAACGTATTAGTACTCATAAACAAcaatgttacattacattatgcaTTTACATGAGTGACACTTTGATCTTTTTTGTTGAATAATTGTATAGAAGTGCTATAATGTAAATGCTTACTCCATTGCTATCCATGTTATCGAATCTCGAGATCTCCCTTTACGTCTAGCTCACtgagattttaatcagattgacaacTATATGCAGTGGAAATTGACTTTCCGTGTAAGCGCCAAAATGATACCAATTAAAAAATGGTGACaattaaaatccaaaaaaaCTAACAGCTAAAATTAGCCAACGATGATTTCATCCATAAGTTGACATCTGCCaattaaacaaaagaatttaGATGTTTGAACTAACGAGGCAGCTTGTAGTCCGCCCTTTATCACGTTTAGTGTTTTTCAACTCTAGTTCGGGGCTCCAACTCGAAGAGGGGTTCTTTTGTTTCTATCAACCGAGAATCATTTTGTTCCTAAAAGGGGATTTGTACATGATTAAAATAAACCGCACTCGTGCGCTGGCATGagggttttaattttgtatcaatctatctatctatctatctatctatctatctatctatctatctatctatctatctatctatctatctatctatctatctatctatctgtctgtctgtctgtctgtctgtctgtctgtctgtctgtctgtctgtctgtctgtctgtctgtctgtctgtgtctctgtctgtattcACCTTATTTTTTAAGCCATATTGTCTTTTGTGGACTTGATTTAGTGTTTGAGATCAATGGCACGGTACGACAGAATAGTTATATGCCAATAAATTGTGTAATGAAATTCTCTTTCTCTGTTTACAGGTTTCGAGAGATTAACTCATGGCGGTAATATCGCTTCTTATAATTCTTTGATTTCGATGTTCCCAAGTGAAAACATTGGCATTGCTACAGCTATAAATGGTCCTATGGATGAATTACAAGCTGTCACATCTCTACAGACAATTAACTGGTTTGTCGCTGACAAACTCCTCAACGAGACACCATGGCTTGACAAAAACAGTGCATGTACATTTCCATCACCTTGGGTAGCTCCTCGAGCGCCCTCAACGGGTAATCAACCTGCTCCACCAACACCGCCAACAACTTTGTCAGAAGATTCCGTAGACCTTGATTTGTATGTTGGAATGTATGGTCACCTGGTTTacggatatttgcatatttcaaagGCGGAGGACGCTCAAACAGGAAAGTTTCATCTACGCTATAGCTATGGTATGTTTGGAAGTGGTCGACTGTATCCCACACAAGAACACACCTTCAAGATTACCATTGACGGTGATCTGTGGTACTATGCAgataatttgcattttaataaAAAGTTGCCAGGTGGAATATTCATTGAATTCAAAGAACCCGTTCTTGGTGAAATGACTAAAGTAACTTTCCCTATTTACAGTGCTAAAAAGGTTCCAGAGTTTAAACGGGACTTGTCGGTGTCCGATACCTTGACCTCAGGTAGAGGTCAGAAATGTGATAATGACCCGTCAGTAGCTAGTAAAGTCAAAGTCCACCACACATTCACTGTTTTGATTATCATAATGTGCGCATTTCAATATactgatgacttccatgatttTGTATGATACAACCTATAATtaagtatatatttacttttatattaattttcatatcgATTTGACATTTTATGCTATCATAATATCAGGGATCGTTGCATAGAACAATGCGATATTTAGTAAAACTCTGCCAGATAAAGtcatatttctatcatttttttttcaatacatatagataatatactaTTTCTATTTTGGGAACGAGTAGGCAAATATACACCTTTGGCTTTTGCAGTGTTAAAATGAACCCATCTCGTTCAGTGAAGAAGAGAgctttcaaatttcattttctttcaaatgtaCATCTTGAATAATCATGGGGTTTCGATTTCTCTATCGTTCTTCTCCACACCACCTCCCTTGAAGTCGACGCTTCAAGCCCCCAAACGGTTAACCTAACGGGCTACCATGAATAAACCAAAACCTAATGGGGTGCCGATATCGTTGTTAAGTGCAAACACCGGTggcatttttttaatattcgtaAATATCTAATAGcgccattattttgtattatgactATCCTCGAAtagaatattagttcacaagtgactgtgtatAGGCCATGCAAGCTGAGAGAGGGAAACCCAAAGTCTGGGAGACAAAGAGTGATAGTAACTCATGGCCAAAGTTAGCATGATTGTAAAGAGAGAAACAGACTGAAAGAAATTATCGACAAAACTCTTTGTCCAGCCAGGCAATGTTTTGTCTCAGATTTCACGATTTTCGTTGTAACCATAGTTAAGATAGCAAATCATATcgaaatatgaatacatttttatacatcGTCTCGTCAAAATTGTGTTATTGACATCACACGTGAAATTCTTGATAATAAAAACGTTCTTCGAATGTTTTCGGTTGAATTACTTGTGAGGGCGTTCTGTAAAAATATGCATGTGTCAgtgttttcatcaaattataACAAATGTTGTATGATGTGATCCAACAAGTCTAATCTGTAAGATTATAGTGTACTGATATATGTTGATAAGAAGTTGAAAGTTGTCAAAATGTACGAATGttgaataaacatgaataaGATAATTTTGAAATGGTTACATTGATGTTAACACTAAAActtgtattgtattttgtaaaatgttaaaagAACCGTTCTTAAGACAGGAGTAAAGTTTATATCATAGGTGTGTCTTACACTTCTGTAATTAATGCCACACTGTCTTTGTTTCCTTTGGGGCGCAAAAACAGTCTTTTGGTAATAATATGCGTATTGGAACCAGTGTTTTCATTGTCAAGTCTTCTCAATGTGCTAAATTGAATTAAGAAAATACACAATAGTAGTTATTttatggatgtacatgtaacatttacTGACTTATATAAAATGAATGTATTATTGTTTAATCATATGTACACGTATCCAGCCGGTGACCTTATACATTATAGGAGGGGGAGCCTTCAGTCATTAAAGGGGCGGGTGAAAGCAAGCACGGTCTGGTGCGTAAAATGACGTGATCCTCCCCCTAAATCCCTCATCCCGTCCCGCTTGTAATtagtaattactgaaggctccctaaataAACCATGTCGTCACTTTATAGATACTTGTACATGTCATTAGTGTGTTATTGCTATGCAAATCATGACGTAACTACGCCACAAAGTATGTAATCTAAAATAGTTAATTATTTATGCGATAATAATGAGACTGTAATCGAAATTTTAGAAGATAAGGCTTTGAATTAtagtattaaatgacatgttatgaCACCAGTCTGATTTGTAACGTTGTATACGTGTTCTGTTTCCTAATAAAGATAATGTACGTACCTGGTGACACTTCAGTGTATGCATCTACAGTATACAAGTGTACATGGCATGTTGGCTCACGCAGTGCAATAATGTGATAACACACTTCAGCATACACCATGCTGTCTtttgacacatttcactatctgtattTGTTTGATGTAATTCGGCAAGTTTGTGAGGTTGTTGAATGCAAGAACGAGGAAGATGAACTCCGAAAGACTGTCCAGTATCTTAGTCTGAATAGACAGCATTTCCAAATATTATACTCTCGCAGAACCATACTACTACGgcaatcaagctataggcaaactaagatagacacaaactaaaactattgttgatatactactatggaaatcaagctataggcaaactaagatagacacaaactaaaacaattgttgatatactactatggaaatcaagctataggcaaactaagatagacacaaactaaaacaattgttgatatactactatggaaatcaagctataggcaaactaagatagacacaaactaaaacaattgttgatatactactatggaaatcaagctataggcaaactaagatagacacaaactaaaactactgttgatatactactatggaaatcaagctataggcaaactaagatagacacaaactaaaacaattgttgatatactactatggaaatcaagctataggcaaactaaacGTAGACACAAATTAGACCGGTTCTATTCATTGAAATGTGGATTTCTTGAATGGGATTCCAATGACGTATCTGAATCAGTTTTGACTTCGAGGATTTCCCGGAGCTCCCTTGAGCCGCCCCGCACCCCATTCCATCACTCCAAATCGCCCCTATTAATTATAAACCCCTGTCTCTCTGAGCAGTCCACAACCTCCCCATAACTCTAGATCTTTTGCCCTGCCCGTTAACTTCATCACCACGCTCCTTGTACTGACTGTGTGAGATGTAGAACATCTTGTAAGTTAGAACACGAATGATAATGATGAATCTATCTCTGATCGATTTTGGATTAGTTTTCTATCTTGAAAATTGAAACCTTGTTATTTTGTAACCATACAGACAGGTAATATTACAATTTTGTAAAACCTACACTGTGATGCCCTAGTAGTGTCAGATTGTACTGAACATTCATTTGAAGCAATGGACAGGAATACAAATACTGGATTATTTTGTAGTTATCTAGATAGGCTATACACGTGTGTATAACGAGGTGCACGTCACAGTAGACGGTGTTTATTCGCTTCATGGAAGTAATCCCAAATCCTATAGATTGTCAAAGTAGTTCGGTTCAATATCACAGTATGTGATTGTGCTCCAGTCGATCAACCGCTGCAGGCGCGCTCATCCGAAACGTAAAAAAAACACGTCAAACTATACTAACACCCACGCTTAAGGTTATCATGAGTACTTTTGCTGCTACTTTGGCCAAGAAAACTGCAAAGTACAAAATCAGGGGTACCTTTAGGTTGTAATCTAAAATAGAGATTTAAAATGGTTCCCGAATTCTACGGGGAatataaaccagatttaaactgaatacctccGATCCCGTAAAGGCGAAACCATAGACTTTTGTTCCTACATACATATCATTGGAAGCTATATAAAAAAGCTTTATAGTACATATCCTGTGCGCTTTGTTAGGTTTAATGTATGATGTACAAACATATAGGAAATTTGACGCTTGCATTCTAAGATAGGACCTTATTAtcaaaagtcattaattatgcaaataacttctTACTATCAAAAACTGTAACAAacgtgcactttgttatcatcaatgaatacaccaattatatgaaatttggagATTGTTttcttaagatacagcctaattgCCGAAATTAATTAATCTATGCAAagaattcattaaaactaaaaagtTATGTCAACGAACTTCATAGGACATGTTCGCATTATAATGGTTGACAAAGTGCACgcgcgtatatatatatatatatatatatatatatatatatatatatatatatatatatatatatatatatatatatatatatatatataatatggtgAACTTTAAGGTACAaatataatgacgtcatcagctACAGAATATACTGCCtgactaaaatatattttatctatTCACGTAAAACCAAACACTCTATGGAGCCAGTTTTTTATCGCAAAAACTTTATTGTTGTGCATATAATTCAATACCTAGAATCAAATGTAAAAATCTATTCTGAAAGAAAAAGTGAACACGGATTTTGAAAATGTGGCTAAGGCTAAAGGTTACATATTATTGGATTACTAGCACTTTGAATAACAAAGAGTAGATGAATATTTAGTACATTTCATAAAACTCATATTTACGAGAGCGAAATTTAAAGTTTCCCAAGTTATATACGAataattacacttttacagcGACACGGACAAGGCGACACGGACAAGGCGACACGGACAAGGCGAAAGGCATAATGAAGCATTGTCGAAGAGCCTGTAACTTTTCAAATGGGCAGCGGAGAAGTTTGAGAACAAAACTTATGTGATAGGTGTGCGCGCCGTATAACCCGAATACTTTAGTATATCAGTGAGTTCGATTCATCACATCCGAACTTGTTGTCTATCACGATAAAGATCTCGTACTGGTGTAACACACAAGACAATGTAATGGAAGGTAAAttcaatttcatattcatattcatatacgGAATATCATCCTTTCAATTCTCTACCAGCAAAGTTGGCATCGGATTGAGATTGTGTCTGGAATGACATTGCTATGAGTttactaaatattttttttatctgacaTTAATATCATTCATAAAGGCAAACattatattacaaaaaaaaaattattggtCATACACTTCACCATAGGAACAAGGTCGACAAGCGCAATCTGCCGGCATTTTCATTATCACGACTTTCTTTCCATTTGCCGAATCTGGACAGGAGAAGGTAACCCGACGATTCCAAAACTGTAAGGGAGCGCAACAGTTGCACGCGTCACGTGATACGAGTTTTGATCTTGGATTGTCCCAATAAGGTACGGATCTCGAGCGACACGTTCCATGACAAGTATGCACTGTGAATGACATAGAATCACAACCACGTAGTTTGACTTTATAGACCCGTGGGACAAGTTTACACGTTTCGCTCCCATACGCTAGGACCATTCCATCCATCAAACATACAACTCCTATAATTAGTAATGGCGACCATATCGTCTGAAATGAAAGAATACATAGGACTTTATACATCCGACAAGTACAGTATAGGGTACATCGTAGACCTTCCACCaagtgggtggagggtctatgggtacatgtatattttagtaTTTGAAGAGGCGGCGAGGTGCAAAACAGTATGGAAATAAATTTAAAGTTCATAATAATTGGGAGGGTATGGTTATATATTAGTTGTATTTTCGACGTTATGTATCCTCAATGTATATTGTTTGAAAGAAATGATCGGTTTCTTTTgcgggggtgggtggggggaaAGAACAGACAAGAATGCTTCTGATCTCTTCTCCCTGAAAATGTTAAAGAAACTGGGTGACCCCCAATCACTATAGAGTGAATGAAGTAATGAACTTAGATTGatatattagatagatagatagatagatagatagatagatagatagatagatagatagatagatagatagatacaaatgtagatagatagatagacagatagacagacagacagacagacagacagacagatagatagatagatagctatatatatatagatagatagctagatagatagatagatagctatatatatatagatagctagctagatagatagatagatagatagatagatagatagatagatagatagatagatagatagatagatagatagatagatagataacaacaacaattacaaTGATATCTCTTCCCAACTTGATTGCAAAGTTGGGAATGCTTGTTCGAAAACATGACTGCGACGCCATAGTATATCATGTCAAGAATGAAAGCATTTCTTAACGGCATTCATCTGAAGTTTTGCTTGTATGTTGCGCAGTTGGAGTGTTTTTGCCTTACCTTTATCAAGATGGT
This region of Glandiceps talaboti chromosome 4, keGlaTala1.1, whole genome shotgun sequence genomic DNA includes:
- the LOC144434415 gene encoding uncharacterized protein LOC144434415 — its product is MGAVDCYSYRLATELCFLLICYSITIPYTYGQISKWRNDLDQYISAVMNCRNIPGLSISIVQNGETILSTGYGYSKTDGPTLADENTLYPIGSLTKSFTSAIVADILSKQKNFTWDTPIVEILGSSFQLADCYRTKEVNLRDLLSHRVGLEEETILTVMGLDIKDTEFLRRLGFLQEKYPFRSRFYYSNYMYSLAGKVAEALTDQTYGELVKERLFDPLGMTSSNLISNVDSLSSVPTMSHGYAVSENGQSLPYSLDTLRIASGVLKPSGDVLSTADDLAKWMIFQLTGGRSTTGTQVVSREFLSETHKSQNSLHDSKIMDKALYPVDDTMMNYGMGWIDGQYRGFERLTHGGNIASYNSLISMFPSENIGIATAINGPMDELQAVTSLQTINWFVADKLLNETPWLDKNSACTFPSPWVAPRAPSTGNQPAPPTPPTTLSEDSVDLDLYVGMYGHLVYGYLHISKAEDAQTGKFHLRYSYGMFGSGRLYPTQEHTFKITIDGDLWYYADNLHFNKKLPGGIFIEFKEPVLGEMTKVTFPIYSAKKVPEFKRDLSVSDTLTSGRGQKCDNDPSVASKVKVHHTFTVLIIIMCAFQYTDDFHDFV